One window of the Eucalyptus grandis isolate ANBG69807.140 chromosome 6, ASM1654582v1, whole genome shotgun sequence genome contains the following:
- the LOC104451555 gene encoding LOW QUALITY PROTEIN: probable leucine-rich repeat receptor-like serine/threonine-protein kinase At3g14840 (The sequence of the model RefSeq protein was modified relative to this genomic sequence to represent the inferred CDS: inserted 3 bases in 3 codons; deleted 2 bases in 1 codon; substituted 1 base at 1 genomic stop codon) — protein KSFCHCENRVLKRQSLPGTLPPRLFRLPYLQNFDVTRNYLSGTIPKEWGSTKLVNISLLGNRLTGPIPKELGNISTLWKLVVEINQLSGAVPPELGNLSQLHQLHLTSNNFTGELPKTFAKLTTLQELRLSDNQFTGKIPDFIQNLTNLYMLFIQGSGLQGPIPSGIALLEKLSDLRISDLNGSESQVPRLRCTNITTLILRSCNLIGELPGYLAEMITLKILDLSFNKLSGEILDNFSSLVKVDYIYLTGNQLTGAVPDWILDYAEYVDLSYNNFATGGLECQKRSVNLFASSAVDNDSGPVSCLKSHHCQKNRYNLFINCGGRXVKVGHNTYSADTEQPAATLSSFPNGHYWGYSGTGHFPDDDIDSDKYIADNVSVLSTDNAQLYMKARRSAISLTYYAFCLMNGIYNVSLHFAEITFTDNESFENLGRRAFNVYIQGNWSGKISTLLEAGGVGKPVVXSFDARVTKGTLEIRLYWAGKGTNAIPTRGVYGPLISAISIYPGFHPPGSISPGMVVGIVAAIVFAVFLILVILWWRGCLGHEYKMAQDLKGLALQVGSFTLRQIKAATNNFDAANKIGEGGFGSVYKGLLSNGTTIAVKQLSSKSKQGNREFVTEIGMISALQHPHLVKLYGCCIEGNQLLLVYEYMENNSLARALFGPEEFQLKLDWWTRHKIXVGIARGLAYLHEEXRLKIVHRDIKATNVLLDKDLNPKISDFCLAKLDEEDKTHISTKIAGTYGYMAPEYAMHGYLTDKADIYSFGVVALEVVSGRSNTNSQKNEECFYLLDWARFLKERGNLIDLVDRRLSSHFDKEEALALIKVALMCTNATPALRPPMSSVVSMLEGKVAVPVLDSEGAMMTDEQIEAMRKHFRGDKHQAIGENITKSMSTDGPWTGTASSASANDLYPIHLDTDYWHKRE, from the exons aaatcattttGTCATTGTGAAAACAGAGTTCTCAAGAGGCAGTCTCTTCCCGGTACTCTTCCACCTCGACTGTTCAGATTGCCTTACCTCCAAAACTT TGATGTCACACGCAACTACCTAAGCGGCACAATTCCTAAAGAATGGGGCTCTACGAAGTTGGTCAACAT TTCTCTGCTTGGAAACCGGTTGACTGGTCCAATCCCAAAGGAGCTGGGGAATATATCCACACTTTGGAAATT AGTTGTCGAGATCAACCAGCTTTCTGGAGCTGTCCCTCCAGAGCTCGGGAACTTGTCCCAGCTACATCAACT GCACCTCACGTCAAATAATTTCACCGGGGAGCTACCAAAAACATTTGCTAAATTGACGACATTACAGGAGCT GCGACTTAGTGATAATCAGTTCACTGGAAAGATACCTGATTTTATTCAGAACTTAACAAATCTCTATATGCT GTTTATTCAAGGAAGTGGATTGCAAGGGCCAATTCCCTCCGGGATCGCACTTTTGGAGAAATTGTCCGACTT GAGAATAAGTGACCTCAATGGATCCGAGTCCCAAGTTCCACGACTTAGGTGTACAAATATTACGACATT GATTCTGAGGAGCTGCAATCTCATAGGAGAGCTACCTGGTTATCTAGCAGAAATGATAACCTTAAAAATATT GGACCTCAGCTTTAACAAACTGAGTGGTGAAATCCTCGACAACTTTAGCAGCTTGGTAAAAGTAGATTATAT CTATCTAACTGGAAACCAATTGACTGGAGCAGTCCCCGATTGGATCCTGGATTATGCAGAATATGT TGATCTGTCATACAACAACTTTGCTACTGGAGGCTTAGAATGTCAAAAACGATCGGT CAACTTGTTCGCAAGCTCGGCCGTTGACAATGAC AGTGGACCTGTATCATGTTTGAAAAGTCACCATTGTCAAAAAA ATCGGTATAACCTCTTCATAAATTGCGGTGGGA AAGTAAAAGTAGGGCACAACACATACAGTGCTGATACAGAGCAGCCTGCAGCTACTTTAAGTTCCTTTCCGAATGGACATTACTGGGGCTACAGTGGCACTGGTCACTTCCCTGATGACGATATCGATTCAGATAAATATATAGCTGACAATGTATCAGTACTGTCCACGGATAATGCCCAGCTTTACATGAAAGCACGACGTTCTGCCATCTCTCTGACTTATTATGCTTTTTGTCTGATGAATGGAATCTACAATGTAAGCCTTCATTTTGCGGAGATAACGTTCACAGACAACGAAAGTTTT GAAAACCTTGGAAGGCGAGCTTTTAATGTTTATATACAG GGAAATTGGTCTGGGAAGATTTCAACATTGCTTGAAGCAGGTGGAGTTGGAAAGCCAGTCG AAAGTTTTGATGCCAGAGTGACCAAGGGCACTCTGGAGATACGCTTATATTGGGCTGGAAAAGGAACCAATGCTATACCTACTAGAGGAGTCTATGGTCCTCTTATATCTGCTATCTCCATCTATCCTG GCTTTCATCCCCCAGGCAGCATATCTCCGGGCATGGTGGTCGGGATTGTGGCTGCTATAGTTTTTGCAGTTTTCCTTATCCTGGTTATCCTTTGGTGGAGAGGATGTCTTGGACATGAATATAAAATGGCTCAAG ATTTGAAGGGTCTGGCATTGCAAGTTGGTTCATTTACCTTGCGACAGATCAAAGCTGCCACAAATAATTTTGATGCTGCTAATAAAATTGGAGAAGGCGGTTTTGGTTCTGTGTACAAG GGACTTCTGTCAAATGGCACCACTATAGCAGTGAAGCAGCTTTCATCCAAATCAAAGCAGGGAAATCGTGAGTTTGTCACTGAGATTGGGATGATTTCTGCTCTTCAACATCCACATCTTGTGAAGCTCTATGGATGCTGCATTGAAGGAAATCAACTTTTGCTGGTTTACGAGTACATGGAAAATAACAGTCTTGCTCGTgctttatttg GTCCTGAAGAATTTCAATTAAAGTTGGACTGGTGGACAAGACACAAGATATGAGTGGGTATTGCCAGGGGTTTGGCATATCTTCATGAAG CAAGGCTGAAGATTGTGCATAGAGACATCAAAGCTACCAATGTTTTATTGGATAAGGATCTCAACCCTAAAATATCagatttttgtttggcaaagcTTGATGAGGAGGACAAGACACATATTAGCACCAAGATTGCTGGAACTTA TGGATATATGGCACCTGAGTATGCAATGCATGGTTACCTCACCGACAAAGCTGACATCTATAGTTTTGGCGTTGTTGCCTTAGAAGTTGTTAGTGGCCGGAGCAACACTAATTcccaaaaaaatgaggaatgcTTTTATCTACTCGATTGG gcACGCTTtttgaaggagagaggaaatttAATAGATCTAGTTGATCGGAGGCTCAGTTCTCACTTTGACAAAGAGGAGGCGCTGGCATTGATAAAGGTAGCTTTGATGTGTACTAATGCGACTCCAGCACTCAGGCCGCCGATGTCGTCTGTGGTTAGCATGCTTGAAGGCAAGGTTGCTGTTCCAGTGCTGGACTCCGAGGGCGCTATGATGACTGACGAGCAAATTGAGGCCATGAGGAAGCATTTTAGAGGTGACAAACATCAGGCAATTGGTGAGAATATCACCAAGAGTATGTCCACTGATGGGCCATGGACTGGAACCGCTTCCTCTGCATCCGCTAATGATCTCTATCCAATACACCTGGATACTGATTACTGGCATAAGAGAGAGTAA